The Blastomonas fulva genome contains a region encoding:
- a CDS encoding class I SAM-dependent methyltransferase, whose product MTAPADPNELKGEDWAGEMGVKWLTHIDRFEGMIAPIGDALLARASIAPGERVIDLGCGGGLTSLAAARDTGPEGAVLGLDISPDLIDEARRRAADHPNVSFVCADAATVALDAPYNRLISRFGSMFFADPYAAFTNLHGLLKPGGRIDLAIWAAPRDNPWMMELMGVARSHIDIPSPDPRAPGPFAFADLDYVRDILAHAGFSAPQVEAYQGEQAIGGPGATPDAAADFALASMAIGRALAEAGDDVLARARADLVTLFEEHYVPGKGVMMANKVWLLSATA is encoded by the coding sequence ATGACCGCCCCCGCCGACCCCAACGAACTCAAGGGCGAAGACTGGGCAGGCGAGATGGGGGTGAAGTGGCTCACCCATATCGACCGGTTCGAGGGGATGATCGCGCCGATCGGTGACGCGCTGCTGGCGCGCGCAAGCATCGCGCCGGGGGAGCGGGTGATCGATCTGGGGTGTGGCGGGGGGTTGACCTCGCTGGCTGCAGCGCGGGACACGGGGCCGGAGGGTGCGGTGCTGGGGCTGGATATTTCGCCCGATCTGATCGACGAGGCCCGCCGCCGCGCTGCGGACCATCCCAATGTCAGCTTCGTCTGCGCCGATGCCGCCACTGTCGCGCTCGACGCGCCCTATAACCGGCTGATCTCACGCTTCGGATCGATGTTCTTCGCCGATCCTTACGCGGCCTTCACCAACCTGCACGGCCTGCTGAAACCCGGCGGGCGGATCGATCTGGCGATCTGGGCCGCGCCGCGCGACAATCCGTGGATGATGGAGCTGATGGGCGTCGCGCGCTCACATATCGACATCCCCTCGCCCGATCCGCGCGCGCCCGGGCCCTTCGCCTTTGCCGATCTCGATTATGTTCGCGACATCCTGGCGCACGCCGGGTTCTCCGCGCCCCAGGTGGAGGCGTATCAGGGCGAGCAGGCGATCGGTGGCCCCGGTGCCACGCCGGACGCAGCGGCAGACTTCGCGCTCGCCTCGATGGCGATCGGCCGTGCGCTCGCCGAAGCCGGCGACGACGTGCTCGCCCGCGCTCGCGCCGATCTCGTCACCCTGTTCGAAGAGCATTATGTGCCCGGCAAGGGCGTGATGATGGCCAACAAGGTCTGGCTGCTCAGCGCGACCGCCTGA
- a CDS encoding DNA/RNA non-specific endonuclease, giving the protein MRRLVNAIQLDLLENVADMFLPQIWSGIMIIRPSGQNSAFSTWVRTGRWPIEKKFNPWHDPENGQFTHAGSGRYFSRGNNTARGFGGGGASGKINTETTDKNQRETVRRAARTKPKRATIEPITTRSEPAARSNNSLPVGQQNTVITRNGYRYEIDKAKRTRKVSGTVTENPEQRRSDKEQARAGGTDRRPTDHGGHFIARRFNGPTEAFNHFAQDADFNRGRYQAMENQWARGIRRGERVTVRIVPVYEGNSRRPSVLNIWYTIGRNTYSIKLPNEHRKKIS; this is encoded by the coding sequence ATGAGGCGTCTGGTCAACGCCATCCAACTTGACTTGTTGGAAAATGTTGCTGATATGTTCTTGCCGCAAATATGGAGCGGCATCATGATTATCAGGCCTAGCGGTCAAAACAGCGCGTTCTCGACATGGGTGCGAACAGGTCGATGGCCAATCGAGAAAAAATTCAATCCTTGGCATGATCCAGAAAACGGGCAGTTCACGCATGCCGGATCTGGTCGATATTTCTCGCGGGGAAACAATACAGCGAGAGGATTTGGTGGCGGTGGCGCATCCGGCAAGATTAACACTGAGACAACGGACAAAAATCAAAGAGAGACTGTTCGTCGCGCCGCACGCACCAAGCCAAAACGGGCTACAATCGAACCGATCACCACACGCTCAGAGCCCGCAGCCAGATCAAACAATTCGTTGCCAGTCGGCCAGCAAAATACCGTCATCACTCGAAATGGTTACCGCTATGAAATCGACAAAGCAAAACGCACAAGGAAAGTTTCAGGTACGGTTACCGAAAATCCCGAACAGCGCCGATCTGACAAAGAACAGGCCCGCGCTGGTGGTACGGACCGCCGCCCAACAGACCATGGAGGACATTTTATCGCGCGCCGATTCAATGGTCCGACCGAGGCATTCAACCATTTCGCTCAGGATGCTGACTTCAACCGTGGCAGATACCAAGCTATGGAAAATCAATGGGCTCGCGGTATTCGACGTGGAGAGCGTGTTACGGTGAGGATCGTGCCTGTTTACGAAGGGAATTCACGAAGACCCTCTGTTTTAAACATATGGTATACCATCGGACGCAATACTTATAGCATTAAACTACCGAACGAGCACAGAAAGAAAATATCATGA